A single genomic interval of Drosophila virilis strain 15010-1051.87 chromosome 2, Dvir_AGI_RSII-ME, whole genome shotgun sequence harbors:
- the LOC6629351 gene encoding armadillo-like helical domain-containing protein 3 has product MTSRKRSGSGSTKRPKEKVVYIYELLCRGEDPSADSPEFWHEFFLLQPNFESLEDQISKINNEQLHVVKPNLNTLFQKCIEMLDTSREDHPKRLCNSLQTLCSLFYGIFRKCNTDASSNILNEIFGHETMDEWLKLLMQHCNRILLGDVTENARFMCLKLLLVLVTGTDVSQNVLLEYLMMHSLFDAFVRLLSDPTFRAQHGHDIVILLTILVNYRKHEATNPYVVQLSILADELALNGYGQMISQSLIDFCRQYMQSLNNVQSSSWFSSLSSMVGNMFVSDEGCERVQQIKANNGLLLALYEAVHLNRNFITTLAHPQAESSAPPSPSNTLSLTQPVPDLANAPIIDMTQYPTNLLVAVFQYCSIVMQDNKNESSIANLKLCFLILTCISEDQYANSMMHDSNLTFKVMLHRAQMRHRKLNVDRVGKSQPLAATLLDLLVEFIVSHLMKKFPMELYLLCIGVIHRILCYQKRCRVRLNYPWKELWSALIGLLRFLVNQEQTLVKKCNIFHLSLQVVNIFNLFITYGDTFLATTNSYDELYYELNREEKVFTEIHAMVLRYTTMPECEYKDDVIKLLNALVNILAIVKHFQNKIKEWLAEQGLSTPTEEQILDVVRKNYDLTLKLQDSLDQYERYAEAPLHSSFFQAMVRDVVNDTRKHIYGYVKEAVSIIPEQEVLLATVTASTPTTPGPST; this is encoded by the exons ATGACGTCACGAAAACGGAGCGGCAGTGGTTCCACGAAACGCCCCAAGGAAAAG GTTGTTTACATATACGAGTTGCTGTGTCGTGGGGAGGATCCCAGCGCGGATAGCCCCGAGTTCTGGCACGAGTTCTTTTTGCTGCAACCCAACTTTGAGTCCCTGGAGGACCAAATCAGCAAAATAAACAACGAACAGCTGCATGTGGTTAAGCCGAACCTGAATACACTATTCCAAAAATGTATAGAAATGCTGGACACATCACGGG AGGATCACCCCAAGCGCCTGTGCAACAGCCTGCAGACATTATGCTCGCTCTTCTATGGCATATTCAGGAAGTGCAACACCGATGCCAGCTCGAACATACTGAATGAGATCTTCGGACACGAGACAATGGATGAGTGGCTAAAGCTGCTGATGCAGCATTGCAACCGGATACTGCTTGGCGATGTTACCGAAAACGCGCGCTTCATGTGCTTGAaactgttgctggtgttggtGACTGGCACGGATGTCAGCCAGAACGTGCTCCTTGAATACCTGATGATGCACAGCCTGTTCGATGCTTTTGTTCGCCTGCTGAGCGATCCCACATTTCGTGCCCAGCATGGCCACGACATTGTCATACTGCTGACCATTCTGGTGAACTATCGGAAGCACGAGGCAACCAATCCGTATGTAGTGCAGCTCTCCATTCTGGCCGACGAGCTAGCGTTGAATGG CTATGGCCAAATGATCTCGCAGTCACTCATTGATTTTTGCCGCCAGTATATGCAAAGCTTAAATAATGTGCAATCCTCTTCGTGGTTTTCGTCGCTCTCAAGCATGGTGGGCAACATGTTCGTTTCCGATGAGGGTTGCGAGCGTGTGCAGCAGATTAAGGCCAACAATGGTCTATTGCTGGCCCTGTATGAGGCAGTGCATCTCAATCGCAATTTCATTACGACCCTGGCGCATCCACAGGCAGAGTCGAGTGCACCGCCATCGCCCAGCAACACATTGAGTCTGACACAGCCGGTGCCAGATCTAGCCAATGCGCCCATCATAGACATGACACAGTATCCCACAAATCTGCTCGTAGCAGTTTTTCAATATTG CTCCATTGTTATGCAGGACAACAAGAATGAGTCCAGCATTGCCAATTTAAAGCTCTGCTTTCTGATACTCACCTGCATATCAGAGGATCAGTATGCAAACTCAATGATGCATGACAGTAATTTGACTTTCAAGGTGATGTTGCATCGCGCCCAAATGCGTCATCGCAAGCTTAATGTGGATCGTGTGGGGAAGTCGCAGCCTCTGGCAGCCACATTGCTTGATTTGCTGGTGGAGTTCATTGTCTCGCATTTAATGAAGAAATTTCCCATGGAGCTATATCTGTTGTGCATTGGAGTTATTCATCGCATTCTGTGCTATCAGAAACGCTGTCGCGTTCGCCTCAATTATCCTTGGAAGGAGCTGTGGTCGGCTTTGATTGGTCTATTGCGCTTCCTGGTCAATCAGGAGCAGACTCTAGTAAAAAAGTGCAATATATTTCACTTGTCGCTGCAGGTGGTCAACATTTTCAATCTCTTCATTACGTACGGCGACACATTCCTAGCCACAACAAACAGCTATGATGAGCTCTATTATGAGCTAAATCGCGAGGAAAAAGTATTTACGGAAATACACGCCATGG TTTTGCGCTACACCACTATGCCGGAATGCGAATATAAGGACGATGTTATCAAGCTACTAAATGCTCTTGTCAACATACTCGCCATTGTGAAGCactttcaaaacaaaattaaggAATGGCTGGCCGAGCAGGGTCTGTCGACACCGACGGAGGAACAAATACTTGATGTCGTACGCAAAAATTATGACCTTACACTAAAGCTGCAGGACTCGCTGGATCAGTACGAACGATATGCTGAAGCACCGCTGCACAGCAGTTTCTTTCAGGCCATGGTCCGTGATGTGGTCAATGATACGCGAAAACACATCTACGGCTATGTTAAGGAAGCTGTGTCCATTATACCCGAGCAGGAGGTGTTACTAGCAACAGTTACCGCCTCAACACCGACGACACCGGGGCCATCCACGTAG
- the LOC6629350 gene encoding ubiquitin-conjugating enzyme E2 N yields MSSLPRRIIKETQRLMQEPVPGINAIPDENNARYFHVVVAGPNDSPFEGGVFKLELFLPEDYPMSAPKVRFITKIYHPNIDRLGRICLDVLKDKWSPALQIRTILLSIQALLSAPNPDDPLANDVAELWKVNEAEAIRNAREWTQKYAVED; encoded by the coding sequence ATGTCCAGTCTGCCACGTCGCATTATAAAGGAGACGCAGCGCTTGATGCAGGAGCCGGTGCCCGGAATTAATGCAATTCCCGATGAAAACAATGCGCGCTATTTTCATGTAGTGGTCGCCGGTCCAAATGACTCGCCGTTTGAGGGCGGCGTCTTCAAGCTGGAGCTGTTTCTACCCGAGGATTATCCAATGTCGGCACCCAAGGTGCGTTTCATCACAAAAATATACCATCCGAATATCGATCGTCTTGGACGCATTTGCCTGGATGTGCTAAAGGATAAGTGGAGTCCGGCCCTGCAAATTCGCACCATTCTCTTGTCCATTCAGGCGCTGCTCAGTGCGCCCAATCCCGATGATCCGCTAGCCAACGATGTGGCCGAGCTGTGGAAGGTCAATGAGGCCGAGGCCATACGCAATGCACGTGAATGGACCCAGAAATATGCTGTCGAAGACTGA
- the IscU gene encoding iron-sulfur cluster assembly scaffold protein IscU: MSFIQKSSRLLQVQLRRVQSVPVALYHENVVEHYENPRNVGSLDKKDVSVGTGLVGAPACGDVMKLQIKVDENGKIVDAKFKTFGCGSAIASSSLATEWVKGKSIDEAGKLRNTDIAKELRLPPVKLHCSMLAEDAIKAALADYKVKQQKKEAN; encoded by the exons ATGTCTTTTATCCAAAAATCATCTCGACTTCTACAAGTCCAGCTGCGTCGAGTTCAGAGTGTACCGGTGGCACTATACCATGAGAAT GTAGTCGAGCACTACGAGAACCCCCGCAACGTGGGTTCCCTGGACAAGAAGGATGTCAGCGTTGGAACCGGCCTGGTTGGCGCACCAGCGTGCGGAGACGttatgaaattgcaaatcaAGGTGGACGAGAATGGCAAAATCGTTGATGCCAAGTTTAAGACATTTGGCTGCGGCTCAGCCATCGCCAGCAGCTCCTTGGCCACGGAGTGGGTTAAGGGCAAATCTATTGACGAGGCAGGTAAATTGAGGAATACGGACATTGCCAAGGAACTGCGTCTGCCGCCCGTCAAGCTGCATTGCTCCATGCTCGCCGAGGATGCAATTAAAGCCGCCCTAGCCGACTATAAGGTCAAGCAGCAAAAGAAGGAGGCGAATTAA
- the LOC6629348 gene encoding vasotab yields MRFALFTILALCLLALVFASPAKDSKKPANSCARACGDDYEPVCARTKNSSKERLLTFGSPCVMANYNCQHADDPFEVKSKGECGGGVSVRLS; encoded by the exons ATGCGTTTTGCTCTGTTTACCATTCTGG CGCTGTGCCTGTTGGCGCTCGTCTTTGCCAGTCCAGCCAAGGACTCTAAGAAGCCGGCAAACAGCTGCGCACGCGCTTGCGGCGACGACTACGAGCCCGTGTGCGCCAGGACTAAGAACAGCAGCAAGGAGCGCCTCTTGACGTTCGGAAGCCCGTGCGTCATGGCCAATTACAACTGCCAACACGCCGACGATC CATTTGAGGTCAAGTCAAAGGGCGAATGTGGCGGCGGCGTCAGCGTGCGTCTATCATAA
- the LOC6629347 gene encoding uncharacterized protein isoform X1 — MEELKKLVAQYQCNASVDVSSSDSDSDSYISTGRPAQRKSVNETKDAEGESGKRKTGTARLPTRRPDPNVYNRNALLARENRRKKKAYMEAVEKELDETRSTNRSLLKALKKQFKLTQKLEKECQYLKDVLGNCKNNKNVTTVLNVDISSPDNRAASPDGSLISTYSSSSYELPMETNSFPGVLNDDNDYQQQPAPAYEDEGCTRFLEENSFGLPECQPPLKPLTIVDEHSYFNKFSEIGFIPSCEWSPSRTPPTQLLQDDDFLINTDSGCIACVEARWIIFHPAREL, encoded by the exons ATGGAGGAATTAAAGAAATTGGTCGCACAATACCAATGTAATGCGTCTGTTGATGTAAGCAGCTCCGATAGCGACAGTGACTCTTACATATCGACTGGACGACCAGCACAGCGAAAATCCGTCAATGAAACTAAAGATGCTGAAGGGGAGAGTGGAAAACGTAAAACCGGAACAGCTCGGCTGCCGACAAGACGTCCAGATCCCAATGTATACAACAGAAATGCGTTGCTTGCGCGCGAAAATCGCCGCAAGAAGAAGGCGTACATGGAGGCAGTCGAAAAGGAGCTTGACGAAACTCGTAGCACCAACAGATCCTTGCTAAAAGCACTTAAGAAGCAGTTTAAATTAACACAAAAGCTCGAAAAAGAGTGTCAATATTTAAAGGACGTATTGGGTaattgcaaaaataacaaaaatgttacCACAGTACTAAATGTGGACATTTCATCGCCGGATAATCGGGCTGCCTCACCTGATGGCTCCCTTATATCAACTTATTCAAGCAGCAGCTATGAGCTGCCCATGGAGACGAACTCCTTTCCAGGCGTGCTGAACGACGACAATG ATTATCAGCAACAGCCTGCGCCCGCGTACGAGGATGAGGGCTGCACCCGATTTCTGGAGGAAAACAGCTTTGGCCTACCAGAATGCCAGCCACCGCTGAAACCACTGACAATTGTTGATGAGCATAgctatttcaataaattttcgGAAATTGGTTTCATTCCAAGCTGCGAATGGAGCCCCAGTCGCACTCCGCCCACGCAGTTGCTTCAAGATGACGATTTCTTGATCAACACAGACAGCGGATGCATT GCCTGTGTGGAGGCGCGTTGGATAATTTTTCATCCAGCACGCGAATTATAA
- the LOC6629347 gene encoding uncharacterized protein isoform X2: MEAVEKELDETRSTNRSLLKALKKQFKLTQKLEKECQYLKDVLGNCKNNKNVTTVLNVDISSPDNRAASPDGSLISTYSSSSYELPMETNSFPGVLNDDNDYQQQPAPAYEDEGCTRFLEENSFGLPECQPPLKPLTIVDEHSYFNKFSEIGFIPSCEWSPSRTPPTQLLQDDDFLINTDSGCIACVEARWIIFHPAREL; the protein is encoded by the exons ATGGAGGCAGTCGAAAAGGAGCTTGACGAAACTCGTAGCACCAACAGATCCTTGCTAAAAGCACTTAAGAAGCAGTTTAAATTAACACAAAAGCTCGAAAAAGAGTGTCAATATTTAAAGGACGTATTGGGTaattgcaaaaataacaaaaatgttacCACAGTACTAAATGTGGACATTTCATCGCCGGATAATCGGGCTGCCTCACCTGATGGCTCCCTTATATCAACTTATTCAAGCAGCAGCTATGAGCTGCCCATGGAGACGAACTCCTTTCCAGGCGTGCTGAACGACGACAATG ATTATCAGCAACAGCCTGCGCCCGCGTACGAGGATGAGGGCTGCACCCGATTTCTGGAGGAAAACAGCTTTGGCCTACCAGAATGCCAGCCACCGCTGAAACCACTGACAATTGTTGATGAGCATAgctatttcaataaattttcgGAAATTGGTTTCATTCCAAGCTGCGAATGGAGCCCCAGTCGCACTCCGCCCACGCAGTTGCTTCAAGATGACGATTTCTTGATCAACACAGACAGCGGATGCATT GCCTGTGTGGAGGCGCGTTGGATAATTTTTCATCCAGCACGCGAATTATAA
- the LOC6629346 gene encoding S-formylglutathione hydrolase: MKLELVSTTKSFEGEQRVYKHHSNILDCDMTFGVFLPPAAVEDKTQCPVVYFLSGLTCTHENFVQKSGFQGTAAKQGLIVVNPDTSPRGVDLPGQDDAYDFGSGAGFYVDATEAPWSKHYKMYSYVTQELPEVVNENFPTLPGKKGIFGHSMGGHGALICALKNPGLYQSVSAFAPISNPSECPWGQKAFTGYLGANTENWQQWDATSLVSKYASTPQELFIDQGSADNFLIGKQLLPEKLLAAAATNDHIQTIFKQREGYDHSYFYIATFIAEHIDYHAKLLKA; encoded by the coding sequence ATGAAGCTGGAACTGGTGTCCACCACAAAATCCTTCGAGGGCGAGCAACGTGTCTATAAACATCACTCTAACATATTGGATTGCGATATGACCTTTGGTGTCTTCTTGCCACCTGCGGCAGTTGAAGATAAAACCCAATGCCCGGTGGTATACTTTTTGAGCGGCTTGACCTGCACGCACGAGAACTTTGTGCAGAAGAGTGGATTCCAAGGGACTGCAGCTAAGCAGGGCCTCATCGTGGTTAATCCTGATACTTCTCCACGTGGAGTAGACCTGCCCGGTCAGGATGATGCTTATGACTTTGGCAGTGGCGCCGGCTTTTATGTAGACGCTACTGAAGCACCCTGGTCAAAACACTACAAAATGTACAGTTATGTCACGCAGGAGTTGCCTGAAGTAGTCAATGAGAACTTCCCGACGTTGCCCGGCAAAAAGGGGATTTTTGGTCACAGCATGGGCGGACATGGCGCATTGATTTGCGCCTTAAAAAATCCCGGTCTGTACCAATCAGTCTCTGCATTTGCACCAATTTCGAACCCTTCGGAATGCCCATGGGGCCAGAAGGCATTTACCGGTTACTTGGGTGCAAACACAGAGAACTGGCAGCAGTGGGATGCCACCAGCCTGGTCTCAAAGTATGCCAGCACACCGCAAGAACTGTTCATAGATCAAGGATCGGCTGATAACTTTCTTATTGGCAAGCAACTGCTGCCAGAAAAATTgcttgctgcagctgccaccaACGACCACATCCAGACCATATTCAAGCAACGCGAGGGATATGACCACAGCTACTTCTACATAGCAACATTTATAGCCGAGCATATTGATTACCATGCCAAGTTGTTAAAGGCATAA